From the Vanessa cardui chromosome 18, ilVanCard2.1, whole genome shotgun sequence genome, one window contains:
- the LOC124537538 gene encoding uncharacterized protein LOC124537538 → MNNSNDMSDEEFIPFLDSLGVDTYKKSFEWMLNDPDFSDVLRWIYKNLDQNNALSEREEYRYAELEAKGKLLPAQELEGKIASIQNEFEGICLPGDQDTLEDIKLDISMQKEKLMMLEKQEIILKELMAQNDVSAMEAQSAIELLEQEESILEQQLQTAVKHYVDRRTRLAVEMTARSALAVRESAASALGAARSWAVRALRADACAYGALRRELRAAEELLHFAAELRDHALSRAPAALRTKSMNAICAEQEVAEKELQTSNTLLATLISILGSEPSNDASLPIKLYNELLNSIQELNDNINEGYKSKEADLAQIKSSAKPLRDFIWDGCTKQPNCYDRSVAAMSHTLREEMSAVDAKVVKTSGLFNSVKNSDKYNLRKFWQWFLTDQAKLLSTIKSVQRS, encoded by the exons ATGAATAACTCAAACGATATGAGTGATGAGGAATTTATACCGTTCCTTGATAGCTTGGGTGTTGATACTTACAAAAAGTCCTTTGAATGGATGTTAAACGACCCGGACTTCTCTGATGTTTTACGatggatttataaaaatttggaTCAAAATAATGCTCTAAGTGAACGGGAGGAATACAG aTATGCTGAATTAGAAGCGAAGGGAAAATTACTACCTGCACAAGAGTTGGAGGGTAAAATTGCATCCATTCAAAATGAATTTGAAGGAATTTGCCTACCAGGAGATCAGGATACATTGGAAGATATCAAACTAGACATCAGCATGCAAAAAGAAAAGTTAATGATGTTGGAAAAACAAGAGATCATTCTTAAGGAATTGATGGCACAGAATGA TGTAAGTGCAATGGAAGCCCAGAGTGCTATAGAGTTGCTGGAACAAGAAGAATCAATATTGGAGCAACAGCTACAGACTGCTGTTAAACACTATGTAGATAGACGTACCAGGTTGGCTGTGGAGATGACTGCAAGATCTGCATTGGCTGTTAGAGA GTCGGCGGCCTCGGCGCTGGGCGCGGCGCGCTCGTGGGCGGTGCGCGCGCTGCGGGCAGACGCGTGCGCGTACGGCGCGCTGCGGCGCGAGCTGCGCGCCGCCGAGGAGCTGCTGCACTTCGCCGCAGAGCTGCGCGACCACGCGCTCtcgcgcgcgcccgccgcgctgCGCACG aaaTCAATGAATGCAATATGTGCGGAGCAAGAAGTAGCTGAGAAAGAATTACAAACATCAAACACTTTGCTTGCTACGCTGATCTCAATACTTGGTTCAGAGCCCAGTAATGATGCCTCACTACCAATAAAGCTGTATAATGAGTTACTTAATAGTATTCAAgagttaaatgataatattaatgaagGTTACAAGAGTAAGGAAGCAGATTTAGCTCAAAT TAAGTCCTCTGCGAAACCATTGAGAGACTTCATTTGGGACGGCTGTACTAAGCAACCCAACTGTTATGATAGAAGTGTTGCCGCTATGAGTCACACCCTGAGGGAGGAGATGAGCGCTGTGGACGCTAAGGTTGTTAAAACTAGTGGCTTGTTTAATTCAGTAAAG aataGCGACAAATACAACTTGAGGAAGTTTTGGCAATGGTTCCTCACAGATCAAGCGAAGTTACTTTCAACAATCAAAAGCGTCCAGAGAAGCTAA
- the LOC124537537 gene encoding A disintegrin and metalloproteinase with thrombospondin motifs 16-like — MDWRQVLLVVTLSSFIDVSDQLFGNDEHSNQLLDHLSESEKLFLFGANHDDAEFEIAHLKHHKRRKRSISNDIPDLIALKKHLNVNLSPKSSFLDPQFLLLKRWSNGTEAVFDQHSDEELDACYYKSDNAALYACEDVRGLIKTNDSYYYIHPLPERFHNENAKPHIIMKRSLKDTNINSDNEDVCVERHHKHFFEYEPEPKKNWTKHRRKREINSETNLNENEKLDKFKLNLAHRNKTIGDFVSKLVIDENRQKRAVLPAIFVETAVFVDRDLYKHMTVNFPKETERELVRFVLAMINAVQLIYHDPSLGRPVNFILKRLEILHEDPVNLKRPHDIDRFLSNFCTWQRLENPPGDNDPLHWDHALILTGLDLYVVNKNGKVSSQVVGLAPVAGMCTVTSSCTVNEGRHFESVYVVAHEIGHNLGMRHDGPLADNGCDPSAYIMSPTLGSGKITWSQCSKNYLQKFLDTVQSRCLLDHGNSAGQLDHSAEGILPGERFDADQQCMLKYGSGSRHSAAQNLEDICRDLHCQRERYTWTSHPALEGTMCGEDMYCRGGECVERGGSRGLGVVTSARWGRWSRWSECASACLLDEQHGPAAAGVAVASRRCTRPRHENGKSYCQGNDKKYQSCHAQQCKSVPRMTVREFADQICSRARDVDPDLIGTGLQRMDADDASSVCAVWCDTRGGGYKSRGWALPDGTACSTSRDYYCIAGVCRKFTCAGNSDAEFSLTRNDCEWEALQVQTATPHTTAAGRAGPRRRSAGAWRGACHFRCVRGGAGLALLHAAAHAHSIQLCTPAPDATASCTQLRTPYQYATMVCSKYKERVRRLSGLGMQISPALEDPDRPCRVACQDERVSHRFYLVNGHEGWFPLGAPCGPRSYCVSGKCLEFGADGTPQSESRLALPLRARSSRHRRRRSLQRPRAPVLAALRPHQLQRLIAALNLTDNRIIYFQEIPENIEVDFSNPIHISPEDTLLRKNPRPTWD; from the exons gAACACTCGAACCAACTGCTCGATCATCTGTCTGAATCAGAAAAGCTCTTTCTATTTGGTGCTAATCATGAcg ATGCAGAATTTGAGATAGCACATCTGAAACATCATAAGCGACGGAAGAGATCGATATCAAACGACATTCCAGACTTGATCGCGTTGAAGAAACATCTGAATGTCAATCTAAGTCCAAAATCCAGTTTCCTAGATCCCCAGTTCCTACTGCTGAAGAGATGGTCGAATGGAACAGAAGCTGTGTTTGATCAACACTCGGATGAGGAATTGGATGCATGCTATTACAAAAGTGATAATGCTGCTTTGTATGCGTGTGAAGATGTG AGAGGCCTCATAAAAACTAACGACAGTTACTATTATATACACCCATTGCCAGAAAGGTTCCACAACGAAAATGCGAAACCTCATATAATTATGAAACGATCTTTAAAAGACACTAATATTAATAGCGATAATGAAGATGTTTGTGTAGAAAGACATCATAAACACTTTTTCGAATATGAACCAGAACCTAAAAAAAATTGGACAAAACATAGAAGGAAAAGAGAAATAAACTCAGAAACAAACCTAAACGAAAACGAAAAATTagataagtttaaattaaatttagcacATAGGAATAAGACTATAGGTgattttgttagtaaattagTCATTGATGAAAACCGACAAAAGAGGGCAGTCCTGCCAGCGATTTTTGTAGAAACAGCTGTGTTCGTGGATAGAGATTTGTACAAACATATGACAGTCAATTTTCCTAAAGAAACGGAGAGAGAATTAGTGAGATTTGTACTAGCAATGATCAATGCGGTACAATTGATTTATCACGACCCAAGTTTGGGAAGAccagttaattttattttaaagaggcTCGAAATACTTCATGAAGATCCAGTGAATTTAAAGAGACCGCACGACATCGATAGATTTCTGAGTAATTTCTGTACGTGGCAAAGATTAGAAAATCCACCAGGGGATAACGACCCTTTGCATTGGGACCATGCGTTAATTTTGACGGGTCTGGATTTGTACGTTGtgaataaaaatggaaaagttAGCAGTCAAGTTGTTG gtttgGCCCCTGTTGCTGGTATGTGCACTGTGACCAGTAGTTGTACAGTTAACGAAGGAAGACATTTTGAAAGCGTCTATGTCGTAGCACATGAAATAGGACATAA CTTAGGCATGCGTCATGATGGTCCTTTAGCTGATAACGGCTGTGATCCCAGCGCCTACATCATGAGCCCGACCCTGGGTAGTGGCAAAATAACTTGGTCACAGTGTAGCAAAAATTATTTGCAAAAGTTTCTCga CACAGTACAATCTAGATGTCTTCTTGATCACGGCAATTCTGCTGGACAATTGGACCACAGTGCTGAGGGTATCCTTCCGGGAGAACGGTTCGACGCTGATCAACAgt GTATGCTCAAGTATGGCAGTGGTAGTCGACATTCGGCGGCGCAGAACTTAGAAGATATCTGCAGAGATTTGCATTGTCAAAGGGAAAGATACACTTGGACATCCCATCCAGCGCTCGAAGGCACCATGTGTGGAGAGGATATG TACTGTCGGGGTGGTGAGTGCGTTGAACGAGGTGGTAGCCGAGGATTGGGGGTGGTGACGAGTGCTCGATGGGGACGGTGGTCGCGCTGGTCAGAGTGCGCGTCAGCGTGTCTATTAGATGAACAGCATGGGCCGGCTGCGGCTGGCGTTGCTGTCGCCTCCAGGCGCTGCACTAGACCTAG GCATGAAAACGGGAAAAGTTATTGTCAAGGCAATGACAAAAAGTACCAGTCCTGTCACGCACAGCAG tgCAAAAGTGTACCAAGGATGACGGTGAGAGAATTCGCTGATCAAATATGTTCAAGAGCTCGTGACGTGGATCCTGATCTCATCGGAACTGGTCTCCAGAGAATGGATGCTGATG ATGCGAGCAGCGTGTGCGCGGTGTGGTGCGACACGCGGGGGGGCGGGTACAAGTCGCGCGGGTGGGCCCTACCTGACGGCACTGCTTGCTCCACCTCACGCGACTACTACTGCATAGCCGGAGTCTGCAGG AAATTCACTTGCGCGGGCAATTCGGACGCTGAGTTCTCGCTAACACGCAACGATTGCGAATGGGAAGCTTTACAAGTTCAAACCGCCACTCCTCACACTAC GGCTGCGGGGCGCGCGGGCCCGCGGCGGCGCTCGGCGGGCGCGTGGCGCGGCGCGTGCCACTTCCGCTGCGTGCGCGGCGGCGCGGGGCTGGCGCTGCTGCACGCCGCCGCGCACGCGCACTCCATACAGCTCTGCACGCCCGCGCCCGACGCCACCGCG AGCTGCACCCAATTGAGGACACCTTACCAATACGCAACAATGGTTTGCTCGAAATACAAAGAGAGGGTTAGAAGACTTTCCGGACTTGGAATGCAGATATCTCCGGCTCTTG AGGACCCGGACCGGCCGTGCCGCGTGGCGTGCCAGGACGAGCGCGTGTCGCACCGCTTCTACCTCGTCAACGGCCACGAGGGCTGGTTCCCGCTCGGCGCGCCCTGCGGCCCGCGCTCCTACTGCGTCAGCGGGAAGTGCCTG GAGTTCGGTGCGGACGGCACGCCGCAATCGGAGTCGCGGCTGGCGCTGCCGCTGCGCGCGCGTTCTTCGCGGCACCGGCGGCGCCGCAGCCTGCAGCGCCCGCGCGCGCCCGTGCTGGCCGCGCTGCGCCCGCACCAGCTGCAGCGCCTCATCGCCGCGCTCAACCTCACCG ACAACAGAATAATATACTTCCAAGAGATACCAGAAAACATCGAAGTTGACTTCTCAAACCCCATACACATCTCGCCTGAGGACACTCTACTGAGGAAGAATCCGAGACCTACTTGGGactga